The region CCACAGCGGAGAGAAACCCTACCTGtgagtcaacacacacacaatcactacTGGTTTACTTGAACTTGCAGGGCACACGAGTTGTTTTTACTCCACTTATCTATATGATTTATTTTCCGGTTTTattgtgtggggttttttttttttttttttttttttttataaaaatgtttcctCCCAAGTTTAAGTTCTGTAGTAGTGTGGATTCTACTACTTTCGTTCTGTAGTAGTTACACAGAACGAAAGACTCGTTCTGTGTAACATTGTTATGCCAGTGTGTGGCGAAAAATTTACTTTAAGTGTAAGTGATCTGAAtcttcatttgaatcatttcaagCAACCAATTCACTTCTGACTCGAATGTAAAACTATCACGCTCTCTCCTTGTAGAGCTAGTAAGCAGCCCTGAGAGTATTTGTTGAAACCCAAAAGGTTGTCTAGCTAGGTAGCTCCCTAGGATTTTACATGTAGTCATACTTTACCCTAACAATGCCAaatttgtgcacttttttttttaaatggtacagTTGCTCAGTCAGCGGGTGTTCAGATGCATTTTCAACGCCTGGCACCTTGAGGACCCATGTTGCTCACGTTCACCACCAAACCGAGAGCTGTTATGTGGTGAGTCACTTGAATGATTGAAGTTTCTCAAAGTGGTATTATCCATCCATTCCGTTGTTTAAATGTCTTTGCAATATTTTGTAGTGCAACTATCAAGACTGTGGAAAGGAGTTCCGTAAGAAGAAGCAACGGAAACTTCACACCTGTGAGCATACAGAGGAGTTGCCCTTTGAGTAAGTGTTGCTTTAAGATCTTATGTGCTTTGTTTGGCGGCTCTTATTTATGACCGGTTACTCGTGCATTTATTCTAATAGATGTGACATTGAGGGATGCAATAACAAATTTGCATCCTCTAAAGCTCTAAAAGGACACTGGAAGAGGCATGAAGGTAATGTGCGTTCATCAGGCAGAAACCTAGATTTCACATCTCCAAACAATCCAGTTTGAGATCTAATTTATTTTAGATGCGTAACTTTCCCTCCTAAATGTTAGGTTACCCATGTGACGAGCAGTACTGTAACTTCAAAGGAAAAACTTGGTCCGAGTATCATAAGCACAAAAAGACTGCACACCGAGGTATGTGCTCCGTCACTTTGATTGAATTTGAATGCAAGTTGTAAAGTTCCTTTGCTTAATCCTATTGTTTACAGTAACCCTGCCTTGTGATCAATGCAAGAAGATCTTCCACGATGCCTGGTTTTTGCAGAAGCACAAAAAGTCGGTTCATTCTGGGGAGCGGCGTGAGTTTAAATGCATTCAAGAAGGCTGTGAAAAGAGCTACACCACAAACTTCAACCTCCAGAACCATATTCTGGTCTTCCATGAAAGGAAGCATGACTTCACCTGCACTTTTGCAGGCTGTGGTAAAGCCTTTGCTATGGAGGTCAGATTTATTTTGAGTCCGTATTTGAAGTTCATAaagcccccccacccccaccccattGCTAAAGTTGCGTTCCCTTTCTCGCAGGTAAGTCTGGAAAGACACTTTGTGGTCCATGACCCTCAGAGGACAAAACCACAGGTAAACTTGTGACCGTTATTTTCAGTATTTGTCTCAATACATGTATTATTGGAGATGCTAATCTAAATCCTCTCTTACAGAAGCCAAAAGTCAAGCAGCGTAAGTGCAAGACGACTCCATCCAAAACGAAGTTGTCGGATGCTGCTCAACTATCGAAGCGTCTGCAAAATGTGTCCTTGAACAAGACCGCTTCAAAGACGCCAttgccttaattttttttttttttttttttttttttgatggaaccGTACCCTTTGTCCCATACTTAAGTTTTGTTCAGTTTATCAACTTGACACATTCAGTTTGGatcacttttttttcaaaataaatggtcACTTCTGCAACTTTGGTTTTGTGGTGAATAAAGTTCATTATGGTGGAAAAAGAAGTGACCGTTCATGTTAACTAGTCAACCCTTGAACTTTGACGTCAAGGGCAGTTGTCGAATCTCTGAAGCACTTTATACTTCAGTTACAGAAAGTTCCCTgaaagtttgagttaaaactgTTCACTGCAGGagtgattttaaaaacaaaaaacctatGCTGAAAGTAGACTAGTGAGTTTGTTCGCTCACAGGAGGCTAAATGGGACTACGGAGGTTGTCAAGGACATTAATCGTCATTATGTGAAACCGAAAAACTTCTCTACCCACTAGTCTGTTGTGACCGGGCATTGTATATAAAAGGAAAAGGCTTTAAAAATTCACAAGGTGGTATAATCGGTGTAATTTATGCTGTAGAAAAAAACATGAGAACCCTGAGCTTGTGtgaaccacagaccttatttcagacTTTTGACAAATCTTCTGATTTCAGGACAATATAACCAGAAGTGTGAAAATATTAACTCATAATGCATAATCCCTGCAGCACTCAATTTCATGCTTTTAaacaccttttaaatgtattgaaatgatacttttagaatataatttgtgcagtatgtatttcatatttttagtaTGTGCATATGGATAcatttgtaaagtgttttttttttcaccttgccAGATGGTGCAGCAATTGCATTTACCGGCGTGAGCAAATGGGGACATGCttaaccagccaaaccttgaaCTGTTGCCCAAAGATGGTAGCAAATGCTAAAATCCTCCATGAGATATTACAGCTGATCTCTTCAAAGATTTTCTAAAAGCATTTTTAGGATGGTAAATATTTATCCCGTACTTTTATCTCTAGAGAGCTTGGAACTTATGAACATTAGACTTCTCCAAGATTATTGTAGCAAAAAGACTGGATCAAATCTGATTATAAGTGGATCTAGAAATCATTTTTGCGCATCAACTGAGGCTTAACTCTTGTATCCTCACTGGGAAAGATTTATTAAACAGCTGTGCACATTCATCCATTCATACTTGCACGCATACACCTTTGTTTGGTCTCTCTTTAacacaaacattcacaaacaTAGATCACATTTAGAGTTAACATGTATATAAAACCTCCGGTAGAGTGGACTGCTGATCAGCATGGTGAGGGGAGACCTTAAGGCTGCTCTCCAGAGGGGGGGTTGCCTCATGGGCGTGGCAGGTTTTCTAAGGCCTGGTTTATTCAGCATCAAGTAAAAGCATTCGATTTTCCGAGACTCTGGCTTTGACAGTATGGTGCCTCCGTGGCAGAGAGTAGAACACACAGGACCATTAGAACACACAGATATGAGCGCTGTCTGAGGTGAGGCATGGTGTCCTGGCAGGGTTAGATCAGGCTTCCTGGCCAGGACACGACGGTGAGCGCTACCCTGCTCCGCTGCTCCTTCAGCATGGGCACCAGGGCGGAATGACTCATGCCAGCCGTGGACAGACCGTTTACAGCCACTATCATATCACCACACCTGAATGGGAAACGAAACCACGCGATCATGGGGATCCAATGCTAAAGATTCACAGTTTCAAGGAATCAACCAAAACAATCAGTTAAAAGAACAATTCACTCTGAGCTATCGGTTTGTTAAGTGACTCACCAGCTCACTGAATTGGATGGTTACTGAATTAAGATCTGACCACAAGTACCATTAATGTGTTTTATGAGACTTAAATCAATCCAAATATTGATTGGCTTTTAAAAGTAAATGAGTGTTTAAAGTTGCTATGTTtatctttatataaaaataacttagAGACTTGTTTCTGTCTACCGGTTGTTAATTGGATGGAAGTGGATTTTCAAAAAgctttactgtaataatattttttttaataaaaaataaattacaaataaaaattatacacattattattattatacatatttgatgaatattataataatacaataaattatatgaatttattaattgttaattaatatattcattaaataataattgtaattaaatatgttaGAAAAAATAGTAGTGATTTTGTTTAGTATATACAAAAGAATAATCTTTTATGCAACACTGATGGCCAGAGATGTAAgcttgttttgaaacattttaatcaaGGTAATGCTGAAAGTGCTGTCTCATCTAGTCATGAAGCATTAGgtcattgtttattgtttattttgttgtgcTTGCTCACTTTAGACGGCCATCGTAGTAAGCGGGTGTTCCAAGGACGATGGTCTTGATAAAGAACGCCTGGTTGCTGTGGTTCTCCTCATAACCTCCAACAATGCTGAAGCCCCAGCTGCCAGGGTGACCTCTGCGGAGGACGATCTCATGACTGCTATGCAGGTAGCTGTGACAGAGAACCAGAAAGACAGAGAACGGTATGGATAAACAAGTGAGCATCTTCAAAAAATCAGGAGCACAAaaggaaaaacacagaaaaacagatgCATGTTGGTAAGAGATATCTGTAAATGGAGGATTTGGCACAATGACAGGAAGGGAGAAGGAAACAGAAGGGTGCCAAAGCAAAGGGGACGGATGATGAAGGACAGAAGGGAGGGCAGAGTAAAAAAGGAGGGAGTGAGACTGGACTGAATGACCTGAGACTGGGCTAAAATGGGCTAGAAGCAAGTTATCTCCATATGTACGCTTCATCTGATAATCTGCAGCTGTTGATGTTTACATCACGACACAGCCATAATCCCCTCGTGGGTTAGCACCTATAAAGCTGCTGATCCGAAACACATCAACAATACAGATTTTTTACTGTGTGCAAGTCATCAAAATAGCTGCATTCTCCCTTCAAAGCTGTTTCCACTCAGATTCGGATGGGGAGAAAAGTAGGTGAACCTGGCATGATGGTAGTCTTGGCCAGAATGCTTTGACTATTTGAGGGTTATTTGGATCAGTGCTCAGCAAGGTGAGAATGCTATTTTAAGCCTCCCAGTGGAGTTCATAGAGAGCCATTTGGACTCTTCCAAAAGTACACCCACTTTAATAGCCCTGTGTCGCTTTTTTCATTCATCAAACCTTCTCCCAAGAGAAATTCTACAAAATCTGATTGCATGCAACCTTACCTGGGAAGTCCAAGCCACATGACCCATGAAGGCGACCAGCTTGCGTCATAGTCGTTTTCGTGCGGAGGGAGAAGTTCTTCGTCCGGGCCTGGTTCTTCAACTGTGTTCACCTCTAGTGCCCTCAGCTGGACAGAGCAGGATGCGGCACTGGACTTCAGAGTGCCCACTGCCTCGCTGTGGCTCAGATAGGTCAAATCTTGACCATTAATACTCAACAATACATCCCCTGA is a window of Carassius auratus strain Wakin unplaced genomic scaffold, ASM336829v1 scaf_tig00033558, whole genome shotgun sequence DNA encoding:
- the LOC113081278 gene encoding transcription factor IIIA-like; this encodes MGERLKRPNKHLICSFAECKATFSKVWKFEAHYCTHTGLKPFACGDCEKSFSTRYQLTRHQLSHSGEKPYLCSVSGCSDAFSTPGTLRTHVAHVHHQTESCYVCNYQDCGKEFRKKKQRKLHTCEHTEELPFECDIEGCNNKFASSKALKGHWKRHEGYPCDEQYCNFKGKTWSEYHKHKKTAHRVTLPCDQCKKIFHDAWFLQKHKKSVHSGERREFKCIQEGCEKSYTTNFNLQNHILVFHERKHDFTCTFAGCGKAFAMEVSLERHFVVHDPQRTKPQKPKVKQRKCKTTPSKTKLSDAAQLSKRLQNVSLNKTASKTPLP